In Spirochaeta thermophila DSM 6578, the following proteins share a genomic window:
- a CDS encoding extracellular solute-binding protein, with product MRDRIVSIALLLLLAAVVLPAAGQGEQQTAQKVKITPPGELPIVEEPVTLSVFIPSVGFIQDMKTNPMAQWVEQETNVKIEWIETSKVDARTKLSVILASGDYPDIIFGCTDSALSKQDVYRYARQGLFLPLTDLIESQGYFIKELFEAEPWVKDAITYPDGEIYSLPAVFTDDYHMTMRQKFWINKAWLDRLGLKMPTTIDEFYAVMKAFKEKDANGNGDPNDEIPMTGAKRHLEDLAMWIMNAFIPAGGQDDSGDALLNCYEFIIDGKVVFTANKPEFREGLRFLRKLYQEGLFDVAALTQDRSQVKPLIEGKVNRIGGYASHHPANMCSLSGDPAAPMHQFTALPPIKGPQGKAHTPWFIDAVIRPVEFVMTNNCEYPEVAFRWADHFYRLETALHDKGVEGVHWAKVDPSENLIAINGEPAKYKYLKPLTPDDNAQINMGPGWTRNLKNEFAKSEGFSYEELLYNATLLYEPYKVRRYPYATASIAEENLTEFIDLRRTIHTYVGEAIDRFIVGDLDVEKDWDAYLKELESLGLPRFMEILEEGYYTSK from the coding sequence ATGCGAGATCGCATCGTGAGTATCGCTCTCCTGTTGCTCCTGGCGGCGGTGGTGCTTCCCGCTGCAGGACAGGGGGAGCAACAGACCGCCCAGAAGGTGAAGATCACCCCTCCGGGTGAGCTTCCCATCGTGGAGGAACCGGTGACGCTCAGCGTCTTCATCCCGAGCGTGGGATTCATTCAGGACATGAAGACGAATCCGATGGCCCAGTGGGTGGAGCAGGAGACCAACGTCAAGATCGAGTGGATCGAGACGAGCAAGGTGGATGCGCGCACCAAGCTCTCGGTGATCCTCGCTTCGGGTGACTATCCGGACATCATATTCGGATGTACCGATTCGGCCCTCAGTAAGCAGGATGTCTATCGGTATGCGAGGCAAGGGCTCTTCCTCCCCCTCACCGATCTCATCGAGAGCCAGGGGTACTTCATCAAGGAACTCTTCGAGGCCGAGCCGTGGGTGAAGGACGCCATCACCTATCCCGACGGCGAGATCTACAGCCTCCCGGCCGTGTTCACGGACGACTACCACATGACCATGCGCCAGAAGTTCTGGATCAACAAGGCCTGGCTCGACAGACTCGGGCTCAAGATGCCCACCACGATCGATGAGTTCTACGCGGTCATGAAGGCCTTCAAGGAAAAGGATGCGAACGGGAACGGCGATCCGAACGACGAGATCCCGATGACCGGGGCCAAGCGCCACTTGGAGGACCTCGCCATGTGGATCATGAACGCCTTCATTCCGGCCGGAGGCCAGGACGACTCGGGGGATGCCCTCCTGAACTGCTACGAGTTCATCATCGATGGCAAGGTGGTCTTCACCGCGAACAAGCCCGAGTTCAGGGAAGGACTCCGCTTCCTCAGGAAGCTCTACCAGGAGGGCCTGTTCGACGTGGCTGCGCTCACCCAGGACCGCTCGCAGGTGAAACCCTTGATCGAGGGGAAGGTGAACAGGATCGGAGGATATGCCTCCCACCATCCGGCCAACATGTGCAGCCTCTCCGGTGATCCTGCGGCGCCCATGCACCAGTTCACCGCACTCCCGCCCATCAAAGGGCCACAGGGCAAGGCCCATACACCCTGGTTCATCGATGCGGTGATCCGTCCCGTGGAGTTCGTGATGACCAACAACTGCGAGTATCCGGAGGTGGCATTCAGGTGGGCGGACCACTTCTACCGCCTGGAGACCGCGCTCCACGACAAGGGGGTCGAGGGAGTCCACTGGGCCAAGGTCGATCCCTCGGAGAACCTCATTGCGATCAACGGTGAGCCGGCCAAGTACAAGTACCTCAAGCCCCTCACTCCGGACGACAACGCCCAGATCAACATGGGGCCGGGCTGGACGCGGAACCTGAAGAACGAGTTCGCGAAGTCAGAGGGCTTCTCCTACGAGGAACTCCTCTACAACGCCACCCTGCTCTACGAACCCTACAAGGTGAGGCGGTATCCCTACGCCACCGCTTCGATCGCAGAGGAGAACCTCACCGAGTTCATCGACCTGAGGAGAACCATCCATACCTATGTGGGTGAGGCCATCGACAGATTCATCGTGGGTGATCTCGACGTGGAGAAGGACTGGGACGCCTATCTCAAGGAGCTCGAGAGCCTGGGTCTCCCCCGGTTCATGGAAATCCTTGAAGAAGGGTATTACACTTCGAAATGA
- a CDS encoding carbohydrate ABC transporter permease → MVNQTSHPALRSTGADKVFDVVNGLFLTVIAVVVIYPLVYVLSASFSSPGAVSRGAVVLWPVEPSLEGYKAVFKYDTVITGYLNSLFYMGVGTFINLAVTMTAAYALAQKELPGRTAIMVLFTFTLLFSGGIIPFYLVVKNTIGLNNRLDMVIPNAMSVANLIIARTFIQQNLPSDLREAARIDGSDDFYFFFKIALPLSAPIIGVLTVLYAVGHWNSFFYPFIFLSSKELFPLQIVLRNIVLMNEMGVDSYQNVEYAARVAGLNDLLKFSLIVVASLPVLVIYPFVQRYFVKGIMIGSIKG, encoded by the coding sequence ATGGTGAATCAGACATCTCATCCCGCGCTCAGGTCCACCGGGGCGGACAAGGTCTTCGATGTGGTGAACGGTCTCTTCCTCACGGTGATCGCCGTGGTGGTGATCTATCCTCTGGTGTACGTACTGAGCGCCTCCTTCAGCTCTCCGGGCGCGGTCTCGAGGGGGGCGGTGGTGCTCTGGCCCGTGGAACCCTCTCTGGAAGGATACAAGGCCGTATTCAAGTACGACACCGTGATCACGGGATACCTCAATTCCCTCTTCTACATGGGGGTGGGCACCTTCATCAACCTCGCGGTCACCATGACCGCAGCCTATGCCCTCGCCCAGAAGGAGCTCCCCGGGAGGACCGCCATCATGGTGCTGTTCACCTTCACGCTCCTGTTCTCCGGGGGGATCATTCCCTTCTACCTCGTGGTGAAGAACACCATCGGCCTGAACAACAGGCTCGACATGGTGATCCCCAACGCCATGTCGGTGGCCAATCTCATCATCGCCCGTACCTTCATCCAGCAAAATCTCCCTTCGGACCTCAGGGAGGCGGCCCGTATCGATGGGAGCGACGATTTCTACTTCTTCTTCAAGATAGCCCTGCCTCTTTCCGCCCCGATCATCGGCGTACTCACCGTGCTCTATGCGGTGGGACACTGGAACTCGTTCTTCTATCCGTTCATCTTCCTCTCTTCGAAGGAATTGTTTCCGCTTCAGATCGTGCTGCGAAACATCGTGCTCATGAACGAGATGGGGGTGGACTCGTACCAGAACGTGGAGTACGCGGCGCGGGTGGCGGGCCTGAACGACCTGCTCAAGTTCTCGCTCATCGTGGTGGCGAGCCTGCCGGTGCTGGTCATCTACCCCTTCGTGCAACGCTACTTCGTGAAAGGAATCATGATCGGATCGATAAAGGGTTAG
- a CDS encoding ABC transporter permease, translating to MRRETSFRTLLRRVAGSWQLYVLILPAFLYILIFRYGPMYGLQLAFKSYNVRLGITGSPFVGLEHFRRFLSYYRFGEIFSNTIILGLYKLAVGFPIPILLALSINEVRSPRIKRFLQTVTYAPYFLSVVVVVGIVYQLFSPHYGILSGLIRSLTGKTLNIMGTPEAFRHVFVWTDVWQLMGYQAILYLAALSAVPPELYEAAAIDGASKFQRLLHIDIPSLLPTATVLFILEVSRVMDISFEKVILLQTPLNLRVSEVLTTYVYKVGILEGYFDFATAIGLFNSLINLVLVVTMNTVARKWGESSLW from the coding sequence CATCGTTCCGTACCCTCCTGAGGCGTGTCGCAGGCTCGTGGCAGCTCTATGTGCTCATCCTGCCTGCCTTCCTGTACATCCTCATCTTCAGGTACGGACCCATGTACGGTTTGCAGCTCGCCTTCAAGTCGTACAACGTGCGGCTCGGTATCACGGGAAGCCCCTTCGTGGGACTGGAACACTTCCGCAGGTTCCTCTCGTATTACCGCTTCGGTGAGATCTTCTCGAACACCATCATCCTTGGGCTCTACAAGCTGGCGGTAGGATTCCCCATCCCCATCCTCCTCGCCCTCTCGATCAACGAAGTGCGTTCCCCAAGAATAAAGCGTTTCCTCCAGACGGTGACCTATGCCCCTTATTTCCTCTCGGTGGTGGTGGTTGTGGGGATCGTATACCAGCTCTTCTCGCCCCACTATGGAATCCTCTCAGGTCTCATAAGGAGTCTCACCGGTAAGACTCTCAACATCATGGGCACCCCGGAGGCCTTCCGCCACGTGTTCGTCTGGACCGATGTGTGGCAGCTCATGGGATACCAGGCGATCCTCTATCTCGCTGCCCTCTCCGCAGTACCTCCGGAACTCTACGAGGCGGCCGCCATCGACGGGGCTTCGAAATTCCAGCGCCTTCTCCACATCGATATCCCTTCGCTCCTTCCTACCGCCACCGTCCTCTTCATACTGGAAGTGAGTCGTGTCATGGACATATCGTTCGAGAAGGTCATCCTTCTCCAGACCCCGCTCAATCTCCGAGTCTCCGAGGTGCTCACCACCTATGTGTACAAAGTGGGAATCCTCGAAGGTTATTTCGACTTTGCCACGGCCATCGGCCTCTTCAACTCACTCATCAATCTGGTCCTCGTGGTGACCATGAATACCGTAGCCCGAAAATGGGGAGAATCTAGCCTATGGTGA